From Granulicella sp. WH15, the proteins below share one genomic window:
- a CDS encoding VWA domain-containing protein, whose protein sequence is MRFTICAIAAIVLSARLSCAQQLGTNEVQGKDTTYTLSVKSQLVTEVVVVKDKQGKFVSGLSAKDFEVTEDGTPQTVRVFERESLPVDAAPLPITSQEEENVRIYKRLGRTSYAATGKENYKDRRLLALYFDMTAMRPDDQVRALQAAEKFVRTQMTEVDMLSILRYQGGSVDVLLDFSSDRNKMLSILETMVVGEGQGSAEGVDDSSSTDEGAAFGQDASEFNIFNTDRQLSALQTTAHMLEQINEKKTLLYFSSGLRLNGNDNQAQLHATVDAAVKAGVAFWPVDARGLVAQAPLGDATQGSPGNAGMYNGTAVQAGNDRFQQSQDTLYSLAADTGGKAFFDNNDLASGIVRAQRATSDYYLVGYYTTNTAQNGHFRRIKITLPGRGDASLDYRQGYYANKEFGKFNEAEKERQLEDALLLGDPITELTVAMEINYFQMNRAEYFVPITVKIPGRELALAKHFGNEHTVIDFVCEIKDEMGITTSNLRDNVDVKLNDASVAELARRPIEYSTGFTLLPGHYTIKFLARDNETGRIGTFQTTFVVPNLNKELKRLPISSVVLSSQRVDTKQALFNTMKGKEQAKNDAVNPLVNGGGKLIPSVTRAFHGDRELEVFLQAYMGGTDAASSPQQAARAQVVAFVSFYRNGSKVMQSDLVQAVALPESRLGVVPINLKVSLEALEAGEYQCQVTVLDPAKNRAAFWQGSVAVVR, encoded by the coding sequence ATGCGATTCACGATATGCGCGATTGCCGCCATTGTCCTGAGTGCGCGCCTGAGCTGCGCGCAACAGTTGGGGACCAACGAGGTGCAGGGCAAGGACACGACCTATACCCTCAGCGTTAAATCGCAGTTGGTGACCGAGGTTGTCGTCGTCAAGGATAAGCAGGGAAAGTTCGTCTCGGGTTTGTCCGCGAAGGACTTCGAGGTGACGGAAGACGGCACTCCGCAGACGGTTCGCGTCTTCGAGCGGGAGTCGTTGCCGGTGGATGCAGCTCCGTTGCCAATAACCTCTCAGGAGGAAGAGAACGTTCGTATCTACAAACGGCTTGGGCGCACGTCGTACGCTGCTACGGGCAAGGAGAACTATAAGGATCGGCGTCTGCTGGCACTTTACTTCGACATGACGGCGATGCGTCCGGACGACCAGGTGCGTGCCCTGCAGGCAGCGGAGAAGTTTGTGCGCACCCAGATGACAGAGGTGGATATGCTGTCGATCCTGCGCTACCAGGGTGGCTCGGTGGATGTGCTGCTGGACTTCAGCTCCGACCGTAACAAGATGCTGAGCATTCTGGAGACGATGGTCGTGGGCGAAGGCCAAGGCTCTGCTGAGGGCGTCGATGACAGCAGCAGCACCGATGAGGGAGCGGCGTTCGGGCAGGATGCGAGCGAGTTCAACATCTTCAATACCGATCGGCAACTGTCCGCGCTTCAGACTACGGCTCACATGCTGGAGCAGATCAACGAGAAGAAGACGCTGCTTTATTTTTCAAGCGGGCTGCGACTGAATGGGAACGACAACCAGGCACAGCTTCACGCGACGGTGGACGCGGCGGTGAAGGCGGGGGTTGCGTTCTGGCCCGTCGATGCGCGCGGGCTTGTGGCCCAGGCTCCGCTGGGAGATGCGACGCAGGGATCGCCGGGCAACGCCGGAATGTATAACGGGACGGCGGTGCAGGCGGGGAACGACCGCTTTCAGCAGTCGCAGGACACGCTGTACTCGCTGGCCGCGGATACGGGAGGCAAGGCGTTCTTCGATAACAACGATCTTGCCTCAGGGATCGTGCGGGCGCAGCGTGCCACCTCGGACTATTACCTGGTGGGCTACTACACGACGAACACCGCGCAGAACGGGCACTTTCGTCGCATCAAGATCACGCTGCCGGGGAGGGGCGATGCAAGCCTCGACTATCGCCAGGGATACTACGCCAATAAGGAGTTTGGAAAGTTCAACGAAGCGGAGAAGGAGCGGCAGCTGGAAGATGCGTTGCTGCTGGGGGACCCGATCACCGAGCTGACCGTGGCGATGGAGATCAACTACTTCCAGATGAATCGCGCCGAGTATTTTGTGCCGATCACGGTGAAGATTCCGGGGCGAGAGCTGGCGCTGGCGAAACACTTCGGCAACGAACACACGGTGATCGATTTTGTCTGCGAGATCAAGGATGAGATGGGCATCACCACATCCAATCTGCGCGACAACGTCGATGTGAAGTTGAACGATGCCTCCGTGGCTGAGCTTGCCCGCAGGCCGATCGAGTACAGCACGGGATTTACTTTGCTGCCCGGGCACTACACGATCAAGTTTCTTGCGCGGGATAACGAGACCGGACGTATCGGAACCTTCCAGACGACCTTTGTCGTTCCCAATCTGAACAAGGAGTTGAAGCGGCTTCCAATCAGCTCGGTGGTGCTGAGCAGCCAGAGGGTCGATACGAAGCAGGCGCTCTTCAATACGATGAAGGGCAAGGAACAGGCGAAGAACGACGCGGTGAATCCGCTGGTGAATGGGGGCGGCAAGCTCATTCCCAGTGTTACGCGGGCCTTTCATGGTGACCGCGAACTGGAGGTCTTTCTTCAGGCTTATATGGGAGGTACGGATGCAGCGTCTTCTCCACAGCAGGCGGCAAGGGCTCAGGTCGTCGCCTTCGTCAGCTTCTACCGCAACGGCAGTAAGGTGATGCAGAGCGACCTTGTACAGGCAGTGGCCTTGCCGGAGAGCCGCCTGGGAGTTGTGCCGATCAACTTGAAGGTTTCACTTGAAGCGTTGGAAGCTGGAGAGTATCAGTGCCAGGTGACGGTGCTCGATCCGGCAAAAAATCGCGCAGCTTTCTGGCAGGGGTCGGTTGCAGTGGTTCGGTGA